Part of the Actinomyces howellii genome, CTCCTGCGTCACGCCGAGCGCGTGACCGCGACCGACGTCTCCGAACGGGCCCTGGCCTTCACGGCCTTCAACGCCGCCCTGGCGGGCACGGCCCCCGGGCGCCTGGAGCTCGTGGCGGGCTCCTTCCTCGAGCCCGTGGCCGGTCGCGCCTTCGACCTCATCGTCTCCAACCCGCCCTTCGTCATCACCCCGCCCGCCGTGCGGCGGGCCGGGGTGCCCCTCATGGAGTACCGCGACGCCGGGGGCCCGGTCCTGCCGACTCTCCTGCCCGCCGTCTCCCGGCACCTGAGCGCGGGCGGCACGGCGGTCATGCTCGGCAACTGGGAGCACCACGCCGAGCAGGGCTGGCGCGAGCGGGTCCGCGGGTGGCTGCCCGCCGAGCTGGACGCCTGGGTCGTCCAGCGCGAGGTCCAGGACCCTGTGGAGTACGCCGCCATGTGGCTGCGCGACGGAGGGACCGCTCCCGAACGAGACCCCGCCGGCTTCGAGGCGGCCCTCGGCGCCTGGGTGGAGGACTTCGAGGACCGGGGGGTGGCTGGGATCGGCTTCGGCTACGTCATCCTGCACCGCCCCCGCCGGGCGCGTGCCCCGTGGAGGGAGCTCGAGGAGATCAGCACCCCGACGGCGCCCGGCCTGGGGGAGCACGTCGCGCAGGTCATCGCGGTGCGCGAGGCACTGGCCTCGATGGACGACGAGGAGGTCGCCGGCCTGCACCCCGTCCTCGCCCCGGACGTCACCGAGGAGCGACACTACCGCCCCGGCCAGAGCGACCCCTCCGTCATCATGCTCAGGCAGGGAGGCGGCTTCAGGCGGGCGCTGCCCGCGGGGACCGCGATGGCGGCGCTCGTGGGGGTCAGCGACGGTGAGCTGTCGGTGAGGCAGGTCGCGCAGGCCGTCGCGGCACTGAGCGGCTCGGAGCCCTCGGCGCTGCTCGAGGAGATGGTCGGGCACGCCCGGGTCCTGCTCCACGCGCGAGTGCTCACCCTCGGCTGACCGGCGGCTCGACCTCCTCTTCGTACCTTGTGCGTTGAGAGCGTACGAGCAAGGTGCGAACTCGATGCTCAAGGTACGAACAGGGTGCGGGCTGAACGCGGGTCCGTGCGGAGCCGGTGCGGGCTCAGCCCTGGTCGTCCCGCGAGCCCGGCGTGGGGCCGTACCACCAGCGCACGGCGGCGCGCAGGAGGACGGATGTGAGCAGGATCGAGACGGTGAAGGCGATGACGCTCGTCGACTCCGGGCTCGTGGGGGCGACCGCCTTGACGAGCGCGGTGACCACGAGCCCGGTGAGCACGCAGACGACGACGTGCTCGACGATCGCCAGGACCGGCGGGCGTCCGGCCGGACGGCGCAGGGCGGGGGAGGTGTGTGACATGACTCCATGTCACCCGATGAGCGTGTGACTGCCGTGGGGCTCGTCTGTGGCGGTGCTGTGACGGGCCGGCTGCGTGTGCTGCGCTGGCGCACGGAGGGCTGCAGCGGACCGCGGCGCTCCCTGCAGGACCCTCAGGAGGCCGGGGCCGGCATCGCCGGAAGGGCGACGGTGAAGGTCGTGCCGTGCTCGTCCTCCGCTCCCTCGTCCTCGGCCCGGCGGGAGCTCACCGTCAGGGTGCCCCCGTGGGACTGGACGATGGCCAGCGCGATGCTCATGCCCAGTCCCGTCGACCCGGTCCGCCGCTCGCGGGAGGCGTCGGCACGGGCGAAGCGCTCGAAGAGGCGATCTCGCACCGAGGGGTCGATCCCGGGGCCGTCGTCGGCCACGGTGACGACGAGCTCCTCGCCGTCGGGACCCCTGCGGCGCGACAGGGTCGTGCGGACGCGGCTGCCCGCGGGGGTGTGGACGCGGGCGTTGGCCAGGAGGTTGACGAGTACCTGGCGCAGCCGCGCCTCGTCGCCCTCGACCAGGGGCGGCTCGGGCTCGAAGTCCTCGAGGTCCTCGATCCCGTCGGCGCCCTCGGGCGCGTCGAGCACCGGCAGGTCGAGCTCCCAGACGTGGTCGGGGCCCGCCGCCCGCGCGTCCGCGACGGTGTCGACGACGACGCTGACCATGTCGACCTCGTCGTGCCGCAGCTCGCGTCCGGCGTCGAGGCGCGCCAGGAGCAGCAGGTCCTCGACGAGGGCGGTCATCCGCACCGACTCGGAGTGGACGCGCTCCAGGGCGTGGGTGGCCTGCTCGGGCAG contains:
- a CDS encoding DUF7059 domain-containing protein: MTSSHPVATDAQARSLRADLEESGWGVESVARLLGPAADRALRRELRAPAARVVRSVLEEARRRGGRPDPVSVLTALFMLGEPVGADELDAALPRTRAAGARAIGLVEPDPAPGLVRAVVDLRPHEATDASGHVRWWVASDVGELVSGRSLAPDHVLGIGGAGLTLAGLTPREPVGTALDLGTGCGIQALYLLRHAERVTATDVSERALAFTAFNAALAGTAPGRLELVAGSFLEPVAGRAFDLIVSNPPFVITPPAVRRAGVPLMEYRDAGGPVLPTLLPAVSRHLSAGGTAVMLGNWEHHAEQGWRERVRGWLPAELDAWVVQREVQDPVEYAAMWLRDGGTAPERDPAGFEAALGAWVEDFEDRGVAGIGFGYVILHRPRRARAPWRELEEISTPTAPGLGEHVAQVIAVREALASMDDEEVAGLHPVLAPDVTEERHYRPGQSDPSVIMLRQGGGFRRALPAGTAMAALVGVSDGELSVRQVAQAVAALSGSEPSALLEEMVGHARVLLHARVLTLG